Proteins encoded by one window of Hylaeus volcanicus isolate JK05 chromosome 7, UHH_iyHylVolc1.0_haploid, whole genome shotgun sequence:
- the LOC128879900 gene encoding LOW QUALITY PROTEIN: uncharacterized protein LOC128879900 (The sequence of the model RefSeq protein was modified relative to this genomic sequence to represent the inferred CDS: substituted 1 base at 1 genomic stop codon) translates to MEPPKLNPEVEASLLEPIITRDNRMVEKQREFSLRLSALAPLISCLLKGVVPDSISLLTIFSDISRILVDLRREESKTRRLVILANLNAAMKDTLNATNLDEWLFGKDLEETLKAAKSLERSSKXLKPGEKTSTHN, encoded by the coding sequence ATGGAACCGCCAAAACTGAATCCAGAGGTTGAAGCGTCGCTTCTCGAGCCGATTATAACAAGAGATAATCGAATGGTGGAAAAGCAACGAGAATTTTCGTTACGTCTCTCGGCTCTGGCCCCTCTCATTTCATGTCTCCTTAAGGGAGTTGTGCCGGACTCTATATCGCTGTTAACTATTTTCAGCGATATCTCAAGAATTCTCGTGGACCTGCGACGAGAAGAGTCAAAAACGAGACGCCTCGTTATTCTAGCAAACCTTAATGCAGCCATGAAAGATACGTTGAATGCCACGAATCTGGATGAATGGTTGTTTGGAAAGGATCTAGAAGAAACCTTGAAGGCGGCGAAGTCGCTGGAAAGATCgtcgaaataattgaaaccgGGGGAAAAAACCTCTACgcacaattaa